Below is a window of Streptomyces spongiicola DNA.
CCGACGTCTCCTTCCCGGCCGCCGCGGTCCTGCCCGCGCCGGAGGCCCTCGGGACCGCGTCCGCACTCCGCGCCTCGCCGGTGCCCTTCGAGCCGGCGCCCGCCTTCGCCGCGGCCCGGGCCGTCGCCTTCCTCGCCTGCTTCCGGCCACCGGGCTCCTTCGCGGGCTCGGCGGTCGCTCCACCCCGCCCGTCCGCCTCCTCGGCCGGGTCGGCCGGGTGCTCCCGGGCCCGGCCCTTCGGGCTCCCCGCCGCCGCGGGCCGCCGGGTGCCGGCGGCCCGGGCCTTGGCGGACCGCCCGGTGGCCGTCGTGCTCTTCCGCGCGGTGCTCCTCGGGGGCTCGGCAGCCTGCCCCGCGGGCTCCGCGGAGGCCCCGGCACCGGCCGGGGCGTGCGCGTCCGCACCGGAGGCGACCTCCTCGGCCACCCTCCGGGCGGTCTTCTTCGCGACGACGCGCTTCCTGCCGTTCGTCTCCTCGGCCGCCGCCCCCGCAGCGGCGGTGGACCTCGCTGACGCCGTCTTCTTCACGGCGGTCTTCTTCGCCACCATGGCCGCGGCCCCTTCACATATTGTGATCTTGCTCGCGCATCGTGCTGGGACGATAAATCGACCCCAGCGCCGCGGCAACGGGGCACGCCGCTCATCCGGCCCGCCCCGCGCCTTCCCCAACGCGAGCCTGCATCCGTTGTGCCCAGCTCCCCGCCCCCTAACCCGCCGGGCGCGCGCCGCCGGGACCGACCCGGCCCGATACGGCCGTCCGGGTCGTCCGCAGGACCGGTGCCGGCCGGTCCGAGCACCCCGGAAATCCGGTCGGCCCCGTGGGCGCCGGGCCCGTACACTGGGCGAAGCGAAAGGCATGGATGGGGACGAGTAGCGTCGTACGCGGCCATGAGCGACCCGGGGACGGTGAGAGCCCGGGGGCGAGCGCGGTGCGAAGGATCACCCCGGAGCCGCCGGAAGAACGCCCGCGGGGACACCGGGGGCCGGTAGAACCGGCATCGCTGCCCCAATGAGGGGGCTCCCCGGCCGCGCGCCGGAGAGCCAAGGAGGGTGGTACCGCGGGAGCGCAGCGCATCGGCTCTCGTCCCTCCGACGGAACAGACACACTCCGTTGGAGGAGCCCGTACATGACGCCGCCGCAGTACCGCCAGGTACCCGCCCAGGTCGACCTCCCCGCGCTCGAACACGCCGTGCTCGACTTCTGGCGCGAGAACAAGGTCTTCGCCAAGAGCCTCGACCAGTCCGAGGGCCGCCCCGAGTGGGTCTTCTACGAGGGCCCGCCCACGGCCAACGGCATGCCCGGCGCCCACCACATCGAGGCCCGGGTCTTCAAGGACGTCTTCCCGCGCTTCCGGACCATGCGGGGCTACCACGTGGCCCGAAAGGCGGGCTGGGACTGCCACGGCCTGCCCGTCGAACTCGCCGTCGAGAAGGAACTCGGCTTCAACGGCAAGCAGGACATCGAGGCGTACGGCATCGCGGAGTTCAACGCGAAGTGCCGCGAGTCAGTGACCCGCCACACCGACGCCTTCGCCGAGCTGACGACCCGCATGGGCTACTGGGTCGACCTCGACGAGGCGTACCGGACCATGGACCCCGAGTACATCGAGTCCGTGTGGTGGTCCCTGAAGCAGATCTTCGACAAGGGCCTGCTGGTCCAGGACCACCGAGTCGCCCCCTGGTGCCCGCGCTGCGGCACCGGCCTGTCCGACCACGAGCTGGCGCAGGGCTACGAGACCGTCGTCGACCCGTCCGTCTTCGTCCGCTTCCCGCTGACCTCGGGCCCGCTCGCGGGCGAGGCGTCGCTGCTGGTCTGGACGACGACCCCGTGGACCCTGGTGTCCAACACCGCGGTGGCCGCCCACCCCGGTGTCACCTACGTGGTGGCCACCAACGGCGAGGAGCGGCTCGTCGTCGCCGAACCGCTGCTGGAGAAGGCCCTCGGCGAAGGCTGGGAGGCCACCGGCCAAACCTTCACGGGCTCCGAGATGGAGCGGTGGGGCTACCGCCGCCCGTTCGAACTCGTCGACTTCCCGGCGCCCGCCCACTACGTGGTCAACGCCGAGTACGTGACGACGGACGACGGCACCGGACTGGTCCACCAGTCCCCCGCCTTCGGCGAGGACGACCTCAGGGTCTGCCGCTCCTACGGGCTCCCCGTGGTGAACCCGGTCCGCTCCAACGGCACCTTCGAGGAGGACGTGCCGCTCGTCGGCGGCGTCTTCTTCAAGAAGGCCGACGAGGGCCTCACCCGGGACCTGGCCGCACGCGGCCTGCTGTTCCGGCACGTCCCGTACGAGCACAGCTACCCGCACTGCTGGCGCTGCCACACGGCGCTGCTCTACTACGCGCAGCCGTCGTGGTACATCCGCACCACCGCGATCAAGGACCGGCTCCTCGCGGAGAACCGGAACACCAACTGGTTCCCGGAGTCGGTCAAGACCGGCCGGTACGGAGACTGGCTCGACAACAACATCGACTGGGCCCTGTCGCGGAACCGCTACTGGGGCACCCCGCTGCCGATCTGGCGCTGCGAGGACGACCACCTCACCGTCGTGGGCTCGCTCGCCGAACTGAGCGCGCTCACCGGGGAGGACCAGTCGGGCCTGGACCCGCACCGCCCCTTCATCGACGCGGTCGCCTTCGACTGCCCGCAGTGCTCCTCGACGGCCACCCGGGTTCCCGAGGTCATCGACGCCTGGTACGACTCGGGGTCCATGCCGTTCGCCCAGTGGGGCTACCCGTACCGGAACAAGGAGATCTTCGAGAAGCGCTACCCGGCGCAGTTCATCTCCGAGGCGATCGACCAGACCCGCGGCTGGTTCTACACGCTGATGGCCGTCGGCACGCTGGTCTTCGACAGGTCGTCGTACGAGAACGTCGTCTGCCTCGGCCACATCCTCGCCGAGGACGGCCGCAAGATGTCCAAGCACCTGGGCAACATCCTGCAGCCGATCCCGCTCATGGACCAGCACGGCGCCGACGCCGTGCGCTGGTTCATGGCCGCCGGGGGATCGCCCTGGGCGGCTCGCCGGGTGGGGCACGGCACCATCCAGGAGGTCGTACGCAAGACGCTGCTCACGTACTGGAACACGGTGGCCTTCCAGGCGCTGTACGCCCGCACCTCCGGGTGGGCGCCGTCGGCGGCCGACCCGGCGCCGGCGGAGCGCACGGTGCTCGACCGCTGGCTCCTCTCGGAACTGCACGCGCTGGCCGACCGGGTGACGCAGGCGCTGGAGGCGTACGACACCCAGCGCGCCGGCAAGCTGGTCGCGTCCTTCGTGGACGATCTGTCGAACTGGTACGTCCGCCGCTCCCGCCGGCGGTTCTGGCAGGGCGACCCGGCGGCGCTGCGCACCCTCCACGACGTGGTCGAGACCGTGACGCGGCTGATGGCCCCGCTCACCCCGTTCATCACCGAGCGCGTGTGGCAGGACCTCGTGGTGCCGGTGACGCCGGAGGCCCCGGAGTCCGTGCACCTCGCGACCTGGCCCGAGGCCGACCTGTCCGCCGTGGACCCGGAGCTGTCCCGGCAGATGGCGCTGGTCCGCCGGCTGGTGGAACTGGGCCGTGCGACCCGCGCGGAGTCGGGTGTGAAGACCCGGCAGCCGCTGTCGCGGGCACTGGTCGCGGCCCCCGGCTTCGAGTCCCTGCCTCCCGAACTGCACGCGCAGATCACCGAGGAACTCAACGTCTCCGCCCTGGCGTCGCTGACTGACTCCTCCGTTGGCCCGGCGGGCGGCGGCTCCCTCGTCGACACCACGGCGAAGGCGAACTTCCGCGCGCTGGGCAAGCGCTTCGGCAAGGGCGTGCAGGACGTCGCCAAGGCCGTGGCCGCGGCGGACGCGGCCGGGCTGTCACTGGCGCTGCGGTCCGGTTCGGCCGTGATCGAGGTCGCCGGCGAGCAGGTGACCCTCTCCCCGGAGGAGGTCATCATCACGGAGACGCCCCGCGAGGGCTGGTCGGTCGCCTCCGACCAGGGCGCCACGGTCGCGCTCGATCTGGAGATCACTCCGGAGCTTCGGCGGGCGGGGCTCGCCCGTGACGCGATCCGGCTGATCCAGGAGGCGCGCAAGAACAGCGGGCTGGACGTCGCCGACCGCATCGCGCTCCGGTGGTCGTCCCCGGACGCCGAGGTCGCCTCGGCGCTCACCGAGCACTCCGGGCTGATCGCCGACGAGGTCCTGGCGACGGACTTCGCGACGGGCGAGGGCGACGACGCGTACGGATCGCCGTTCACGGACGAGGGTCTCTCCCTGACGTTCCGTCTCCGCAAGGCGTGACGCGTACCGCGCCGCGCGTCGAGGGTCCGGCCCCTTCCGGGGGCCGGACCCTTCGCGTCGGCACCCACCCGCGTCCACGGGCGTCTTCCGCCGTCCACCGCCGTCCACCGCCGTCACCACCGTCACCGCCGTCACCACCGTCACCACCGTCACCGGCATCCGACGGCATCCACGGACCGGTACCGGGCATCCCCGGCGGCCGGCGCGCTGTTACGGCGGCAGTCGCGGCGGTGCGGCCGGCCGCGGGTCGGGGGCCGGTCGCACCGGGCCCGCGCCACTCGGAGGGACAGCGGAGCGGTGGGCGGCGCGCGGGCGCCCCGGGTTCGTGTGCGGCAGCGGGCGCGGCGCCCGCTGCCGGGCCGGCGCCGCCCTCCACGCCCAACGGGCCGGGCCCGGGACTGAAGTCCCGGGCCCGGCCCGTTGCGGCCTGCCGACGGCCGAGCGCGCTTCGCGCCCTAACCCGCCGTCAGTTGTCGTCCTCGTCGATCAGGAATCCGCGCATCGGCGACGGCGCCTGCTGCATCGGCTGCGGGCCGCCCTGCGGCCGGACCGGTGCCATCGGCTGCGTCATCGCCGGGGACATCTGCTGCTGACCGCCGTAGGACGGGGCACCGCCCATGCCCTGGTTGCCGCCCATGCCCTGGTTGCCGCCCATGCCCTGGTTGCCGCCGAACGACGGGGCACCGGCGCCCGCCGGAGCCATCGAAGGGGACGGGGGCAGCGAGGCGGCCGCCGGTGTCCGCGGCGGGGCCAGCGAGTCGTCGGCCTGGGTCTCCAACTGGCGCAGCTGGCTCTCGAGGTACGACTTCAGGCGTGTGCGGTACTCGCGCTCGAAGCCGCGCAGGTCCTCGACCTTGCGCTCCAGCGTGGCGCGGGCGGACTCCAGCGAACCCATCGCGACGCGGTGCTTCTCCTGAGCGTCCCGCTCCAGCGCGTCCGCCTTGGCACGGGCGTCCCGCTCCAGGCCCTCCGCACGCGAACGGGCCTCGCCGACGATCTTGTTGGCCTCGGAACGGGCCTCCGCGATCGCCTGGTCGGCGGTCTGCTGGGCCAGCGACAGCACACGTGCGGCGCTGTCCCCGCCCGGGCCCTGGCCCGGGAGCTGCGGACCGCCATGACCGCCGTGACCACCCATGGGGCCGCCCATCGGGCCGCCCATGGGACCGCCCTGCATCGGGCCGGGACCCATCGGACCACCCTGGGGGTGGCCCTGCGAGTGGCCCTGGGGGTGACCCTGCGAGTGGCCCTGCGGGTGACCCTGGGGATGGCCCTGCGGGTGGCCCTGAGGACCGTGACCACCGGGACCGGCCGGCAGCTGAGGCGCACCACCGGGCAGTTGGGGGGGACCCATCTGCGGGGGCTGCTGCTGGACCGGGGGACCGGATATGGCGGCTGGAACGGGGGCGCCGGGACCGCGGCCGTCCTGCGGCTCCGGCGGCTTGCGCATCCCCTGCTGCTGGTTCTGCGCGGCCGCCCGGGTCGCCGCCGCCAGCTTCGCGCGGAGGTCCTCGTTCTCCCGGAGGAGGCGCGTCAGCTCGGCCTCGACCTCGTCTAGAAAGGCATCGACCTCGTCCTCGTCGTAGCCTTCTCGGAGGCGGACGGTCGTGAACTGCTTGTTCCGCACGTCCTCAGGGGTCAGCGGCATCTCTACTTCACCTCTACGTAGTCGTCGGCAGTCGGCAAGACCGTACCGTTCACATCCCTCTCCCCACGCTGCTCACGACGGAGATCAGGATGTAGACGATGATCATCAGAACGAAGAAGGACAGATCGAGTGCCACGCCCCCGAGACGCAGCGGCGGAATGAACCGCCGCAGAAGCTTGAGCGGTGGATCGGTGACAGTGTAGGTGGCCTCCAGGACGACCACCATCGCCCTCCCGGGTTGCCACGAGCGGGCGAACTGGAAGACGTAGTCCATGACCAGCCGGAAGATCAGCACGATGAGGAAGCACATCAGCGCGATGTAGACCACCTGCAGTGCGACGCTCATCCCGCGCTTCCCTCTCCCCTGGCTCTCGTTGTCCGGCCCTGCGGCCGGGTCGTTCCCTCGGTCGTGCTCTGGCTCGTTCTAGCTCTGGTTGAAGAACCCGCCCTCTGCGATGCGGGCCTTGTCCTCCGCCGTGACATCGACGTTAGCAGGCGAGAGGAGGAAGACCTTCTGAGTCACCCGCTCAATGCTGCCATGGAGACCGAAGACGAGCCCCGCCGCGAAGTCGACAAGTCGCTTGGCGTCGGTGTCGTCCATCTCGGTCAGATTCATGATCACCGGGGTGCCCTCGCGGAAGTGTTCCCCGATGGTACGGGCCTCGTTGTAGGTCCGCGGGTGCAGCGTGGTGATGCGGTAGGGCTCCCGCTCGGACACGACCTTGGGCATGATCACCGGTGCGTTCTTCTCCAGACTGGGACGTTCAGGTGTGATGGATGCCACGGGGGCGATTCGCGCCGGACGTCCGGATTCTGCGGCGAGGGCCGCCGGGGACGGGGACGCGGCGGCCGGTCGCGGCGCGGACTCGCGCGGGGCCGGCGGCTGAACCACGCGCACCGGCTCCTCCCGTTCCACCTGATGCGGGGGCTGGTGCCGGCGACGGTCCCGCTCGGGCTCCTGCTCCATCTCGGGTTCGAAGTCGTCGTCGGGGTCGAATCCCCGGCCGTCGTACCCATCGTCCTCCACGAGGCCGAGGTAGACCGCCATCTTGCGCATAGCGCCGGCCATTCTCTGAGTCCTCCGCTCTGTGGTGGATCGGCTTCGTTCGGCTACGTCACCAAGTACCCGCGATCCACTGGGCCCGTCCGCCTTTCGACGGAAATGACCATATTTTCTACTGTGGTCCGACTTGCTTCGCGACGTTACCCGAGCCGGGGTCGGACTCCGAGTACCGCCGTACCGACGCGCACATGTGTCGCTCCGGCCGCCACGGCCTGCTCGAGGTCCCCACTCATCCCCGCCGACACCATGTTCGCAGCCGGATGGTTCGCGTGCAGGCGGGATGAGAATTCCATCAGCCGCTCGAAAGCGGCCTGTTGACGCCCGGTGTACGGCCCCGAGAGGGGGGCGACCGCCATCAGCCCGTCGAGCCGGAGGCCCGGGGCCCCGTCCACGGCTGCGGCCAACTCCTCGACGCCGTCCGGCGCCACGCCCCCCCGGTCGCCCTGCCGGCCGGACTCCGCGTCGAGGGCGACCTGGACCAGGCAGCCCAGTTCGCGTTCGGCGCGTACCGCCGCCGCCGAGAGGGCGCGTACGAGCTTGGGTCGGTCGACCGACTGCACGACATCGGCGTAACCGGCCACGGAACGGGCTTTGTTGGTCTGGAGTTGACCGACGAAGTGCCAGGTGAGCGA
It encodes the following:
- a CDS encoding cell division protein SepF, whose amino-acid sequence is MAGAMRKMAVYLGLVEDDGYDGRGFDPDDDFEPEMEQEPERDRRRHQPPHQVEREEPVRVVQPPAPRESAPRPAAASPSPAALAAESGRPARIAPVASITPERPSLEKNAPVIMPKVVSEREPYRITTLHPRTYNEARTIGEHFREGTPVIMNLTEMDDTDAKRLVDFAAGLVFGLHGSIERVTQKVFLLSPANVDVTAEDKARIAEGGFFNQS
- a CDS encoding DivIVA domain-containing protein → MPLTPEDVRNKQFTTVRLREGYDEDEVDAFLDEVEAELTRLLRENEDLRAKLAAATRAAAQNQQQGMRKPPEPQDGRGPGAPVPAAISGPPVQQQPPQMGPPQLPGGAPQLPAGPGGHGPQGHPQGHPQGHPQGHSQGHPQGHSQGHPQGGPMGPGPMQGGPMGGPMGGPMGGHGGHGGPQLPGQGPGGDSAARVLSLAQQTADQAIAEARSEANKIVGEARSRAEGLERDARAKADALERDAQEKHRVAMGSLESARATLERKVEDLRGFEREYRTRLKSYLESQLRQLETQADDSLAPPRTPAAASLPPSPSMAPAGAGAPSFGGNQGMGGNQGMGGNQGMGGAPSYGGQQQMSPAMTQPMAPVRPQGGPQPMQQAPSPMRGFLIDEDDN
- the ileS gene encoding isoleucine--tRNA ligase — translated: MTPPQYRQVPAQVDLPALEHAVLDFWRENKVFAKSLDQSEGRPEWVFYEGPPTANGMPGAHHIEARVFKDVFPRFRTMRGYHVARKAGWDCHGLPVELAVEKELGFNGKQDIEAYGIAEFNAKCRESVTRHTDAFAELTTRMGYWVDLDEAYRTMDPEYIESVWWSLKQIFDKGLLVQDHRVAPWCPRCGTGLSDHELAQGYETVVDPSVFVRFPLTSGPLAGEASLLVWTTTPWTLVSNTAVAAHPGVTYVVATNGEERLVVAEPLLEKALGEGWEATGQTFTGSEMERWGYRRPFELVDFPAPAHYVVNAEYVTTDDGTGLVHQSPAFGEDDLRVCRSYGLPVVNPVRSNGTFEEDVPLVGGVFFKKADEGLTRDLAARGLLFRHVPYEHSYPHCWRCHTALLYYAQPSWYIRTTAIKDRLLAENRNTNWFPESVKTGRYGDWLDNNIDWALSRNRYWGTPLPIWRCEDDHLTVVGSLAELSALTGEDQSGLDPHRPFIDAVAFDCPQCSSTATRVPEVIDAWYDSGSMPFAQWGYPYRNKEIFEKRYPAQFISEAIDQTRGWFYTLMAVGTLVFDRSSYENVVCLGHILAEDGRKMSKHLGNILQPIPLMDQHGADAVRWFMAAGGSPWAARRVGHGTIQEVVRKTLLTYWNTVAFQALYARTSGWAPSAADPAPAERTVLDRWLLSELHALADRVTQALEAYDTQRAGKLVASFVDDLSNWYVRRSRRRFWQGDPAALRTLHDVVETVTRLMAPLTPFITERVWQDLVVPVTPEAPESVHLATWPEADLSAVDPELSRQMALVRRLVELGRATRAESGVKTRQPLSRALVAAPGFESLPPELHAQITEELNVSALASLTDSSVGPAGGGSLVDTTAKANFRALGKRFGKGVQDVAKAVAAADAAGLSLALRSGSAVIEVAGEQVTLSPEEVIITETPREGWSVASDQGATVALDLEITPELRRAGLARDAIRLIQEARKNSGLDVADRIALRWSSPDAEVASALTEHSGLIADEVLATDFATGEGDDAYGSPFTDEGLSLTFRLRKA
- a CDS encoding YggS family pyridoxal phosphate-dependent enzyme, coding for MTDRRTELAENLARVEERIASACAAAGRKREEVTLIVVTKTYPASDVRLLHGLGVRHVAENKDQEAAPKAAACSDLSLTWHFVGQLQTNKARSVAGYADVVQSVDRPKLVRALSAAAVRAERELGCLVQVALDAESGRQGDRGGVAPDGVEELAAAVDGAPGLRLDGLMAVAPLSGPYTGRQQAAFERLMEFSSRLHANHPAANMVSAGMSGDLEQAVAAGATHVRVGTAVLGVRPRLG
- a CDS encoding YggT family protein codes for the protein MSVALQVVYIALMCFLIVLIFRLVMDYVFQFARSWQPGRAMVVVLEATYTVTDPPLKLLRRFIPPLRLGGVALDLSFFVLMIIVYILISVVSSVGRGM